The following proteins are encoded in a genomic region of Rattus rattus isolate New Zealand chromosome 2, Rrattus_CSIRO_v1, whole genome shotgun sequence:
- the Tpbgl gene encoding trophoblast glycoprotein-like, translating to MAPRAGQRGLWSPLPGLLLLAAALSRPAAPCPFQCYCFGSPRLLLRCASGAELRQPPRDLPPDARNLTIVGANLTVLRAAAFAGGDEEATDSVRLPLLTALRLTHNNIEVVEDGAFDGLPSLAALDLSHNPLRALGSRAFRGLPALRSLLLNHALARGSPGMLDALDAALAPLTELRLLGLAGNALSRLPPAALRLPRLEQLDARVNALASLGPDELRALERDGDLPQPRLLLADNPLSCGCTSRPLLAWLHNATERVPDARRLRCASPRVLLDRPLMDLDEARLGCSDGNAHERGEEVDVAGPELEASYVFFGLVLALIGLIFLMVLYLNRRGIQRWMRNLREACRDQMEGYHYRYEQDADPRRAPAPAAPAGSRATSPGSGL from the coding sequence ATGGCCCCGCGCGCGGGACAGCGGGGGCTCTGGAGCCCGCTGCCAGGGCTGCTGCTCTTGGCGGCGGCGCTGAGCCGGCCCGCCGCGCCCTGTCCCTTCCAGTGTTACTGCTTCGGCAGCCCCCGGCTGCTGTTGCGCTGCGCGTCGGGCGCGGAGCTCCGGCAGCCGCCCCGGGACCTGCCACCCGACGCGCGCAACCTCACCATCGTGGGCGCCAACCTGACCGTGCTGCGCGCGGCCGCCTTCGCGGGAGGGGACGAGGAGGCGACGGACAGCGTGCGCCTACCACTCCTCACCGCGCTGCGCCTCACACACAACAACATCGAGGTGGTAGAGGACGGTGCCTTCGACGGGCTGCCCAGCCTGGCGGCACTCGACCTAAGCCACAACCCGCTGCGCGCCCTGGGCTCCCGCGCCTTTCGCGGACTGCCTGCTCTGCGCTCACTACTGCTCAATCACGCGCTGGCTCGGGGCAGCCCGGGGATGCTGGATGCACTGGACGCCGCTCTGGCCCCGCTGACCGAGCTGCGCCTGCTGGGCTTGGCTGGCAACGCGCTGAGCCGCCTGCCACCCGCCGCGCTGCGCCTGCCGCGCCTGGAGCAGCTGGATGCGCGCGTCAACGCGCTGGCCAGCCTGGGCCCCGACGAGCTGCGCGCTCTCGAGCGTGATGGCGACTTGCCCCAGCCGCGCCTGCTGCTGGCGGACAACCCACTGAGCTGCGGGTGCACCTCGCGCCCCCTGCTGGCCTGGCTGCACAATGCCACCGAGCGCGTACCCGACGCGCGCCGCCTACGCTGCGCTTCCCCGCGCGTACTGCTGGACCGTCCTCTGATGGACCTGGACGAGGCGCGACTAGGCTGCTCCGACGGCAATGCACACGAGCGCGGCGAAGAGGTAGACGTCGCCGGCCCGGAGTTGGAAGCCTCTTACGTCTTCTTCGGGCTGGTGCTGGCTCTCATCGGCCTCATCTTCCTCATGGTGCTCTACCTAAACCGCCGCGGCATCCAGCGCTGGATGCGCAACTTGCGCGAGGCCTGCAGGGACCAGATGGAGGGCTACCACTACCGCTATGAGCAGGATGCAGACCCGCGCCGCGCGCCCGCTCCGGCCGCCCCTGCCGGCTCCCGGGCCACTTCTCCAGGCTCGGGTCTCTGA